One window from the genome of Cervus elaphus chromosome 8, mCerEla1.1, whole genome shotgun sequence encodes:
- the C1QA gene encoding complement C1q subcomponent subunit A, which yields MEVPQGWLVISVLAISLASSMTQDVCRAPDGKDGNAGIPGRPGRPGLKGERGEPGAPAIQTGIRGLKGDQGDPGPPGNPGRMGYPGPAGPMGPPGLPGLKGTKGNPGNIKDQPRPAFSAVRPNPLTRDNVVIFREVITNQENVYQNNTGRFHCSVPGYYYFTFQVVSKWDLCLSIRSSGRGQIQPLGFCDFNSKEFLQVVSGSTVLHLQQGDQVWIEKDASRGRIYHSPEVDSIFSGFLIFPST from the exons ATGGAAGTCCCCCAGGGCTGGCTGGTGATCAGCGTGCTGGCCATCTCCCTGGCCTCCTCTATGACCCAGGACGTGTGCCGAGCCCCGGATGGGAAGGACGGGAATGCAGGAATACCTGGCCGACCCGGACGGCCAGGCCTCAAGGGGGAGCGGGGGGAGCCGG GGGCCCCTGCCATCCAGACGGGGATCCGTGGCCTTAAAGGAGACCAGGGTGACCCTGGACCCCCTGGAAATCCAGGCAGAATGGGCTACCCAGGACCCGCTGGTCCCATGGGGCCCCCTGGCCTCCCGGGGTTGAAGGGCACCAAAGGGAACCCCGGAAACATCAAGGACCAGCCGCGGCCAGCCTTCTCGGCCGTGAGACCGAACCCTCTGACGAGAGACAACGTGGTCATCTTCAGAGAGGTCATCACCAACCAGGAGAATGTGTACCAGAACAACACGGGCAGGTTCCACTGCTCTGTCCCAGGCTACTACTATTTCACCTTCCAGGTGGTGTCCAAGTGGGACCTCTGCCTGTCCATCAGGTCCTCTGGGAGGGGCCAGATCCAGCCCTTGGGCTTCTGTGACTTCAACAGTAAGGAATTCTTGCAGGTGGTGTCTGGAAGCACGGTGCTGCATCTCCAGCAGGGAGACCAGGTCTGGATTGAAAAAGATGCCAGTAGGGGCCGCATTTACCACAGCCCAGAGGTCGATAGCATCTTCAGTGGCTTCCTCATCTTCCCATCCACTTGA
- the C1QC gene encoding complement C1q subcomponent subunit C encodes MSSVREKAGPVHTYTHMDREAKQISQSHGAEGQLGRRALTEAGAAFRTQRMTRTGLGTASLMGSESRCGVLGMEVRKVELAEKLSTQNKVLSQEKLWERGCGSGGRREGAAQSAPGPPGWVHSDTAYACLGEGKPVRGPLRDQTGHLPPIQLPAQVDMGSGAWRLLVLNLLLLLLARPLRGQAGTHCYGIPGMPGLPGAPGKDGYDGLPGPKGEPGIPATPGTRGPKGQKGDPGTPGYPGKNGPMGTPGIPGTPGTMGPPGEPGVEGRYKQKHQSVFSVTRQTVQFPAANSLVKFNEIITNPQGHYDRDTGKFTCKVPGLYYFVFHTSHTSNLCVLLFRSGFKVATFCDHMTSSKQVSSGGVLLRMQEGQQVWLAVNDYNGMVGTGGSDSVFSGFLLFPD; translated from the exons ATGTCCTCTGTGCGTGAGAAGG CCGGCCCagtacacacatacacgcacatggACCGGGAAGCGAAACAGATCT CCCAGAGCCACGGGGCGGAGGGCCAGCTGGGGAGACGGGCCCTGACCGAGGCAGGGGCGGCCTTCCGAACGCAGCGCATGACTCGCACAGGGCTGGGCACGGCTT CCTTAATGGGCTCTGAGAGCAGATGTGGGGTGCTGGGGATGGAGGTAAGGAAAGTGGAGCTGGCAGAGAAG CTCAGCACCCAGAATAAAGTACTGAGTCAGGAAAAATTATGGGAAAGGGGATGTGGTTCTGGGGGCAGGCGGGAGGGAGCCGCCCAGTCCGCTCCGGGTCCTCCTGGCTGGGTCCACTCGGACACGGCGTACGCCTGCCTTGGAGAGGGGAAGCCGGTCCGAGGACCTCTCCGTGACCAGACCGGACACCTCCCACCCATCCag CTCCCTGCCCAGGTGGACATGGGGTCCGGCGCCTGGCGCCTCCTGGTACTAAAcctgctcctgctcctgctgGCACGGCCGCTCAGGGGCCAGGCGGGCACACACTGCTATGGAATCCCTGGGATGCCGGGCCTGCCCGGGGCCCCCGGGAAGGACGGGTATGACGGGCTGCCAGGGCCCAAGGGCGAACCAG GAATCCCAGCTACCCCTGGGACCCGAGGACCCAAGGGCCAGAAGGGAGACCCCGGCACACCTGGCTATCCTGGGAAAAACGGCCCCATGGGGACCCCGGGGATTCCGGGGACTCCCGGCACCATGGGCCCCCCCGGGGAGCCGGGTGTGGAGGGCAGGTACAAGCAGAAGCACCAGTCGGTGTTCTCGGTCACGCGGCAGACTGTCCAGTTCCCGGCGGCCAACAGCCTGGTCAAGTTCAACGAGATCATCACCAACCCGCAGGGGCATTACGACAGGGACACCGGCAAGTTCACCTGCAAAGTCCCGGGCCTCTACTACTTTGTCTTCCACACGTCGCACACGTCCAACCTGTGCGTGCTGCTGTTCCGCAGCGGCTTCAAGGTGGCCACCTTCTGCGACCACATGACCAGCAGCAAGCAGGTCAGCTCGGGCGGCGTGCTGCTGAGGATGCAGGAGGGCCAGCAGGTGTGGCTGGCGGTCAACGACTATAACGGCATGGTGGGCACGGGAGGCTCTGACAGCGTCTTCTCCGGCTTCCTGCTCTTCCCTGACTAG